ctgcactgtcaattttAAATACcggtaatgtctttttttttttttttttttttttaataaagagatGGAAAGGGTTGGAATTTGATACTGTATGATTCattaaataatcaaattaattaatcaagTTTCAATcaacttaactttttttttttctccctccttcCAAAGGTCCAATTCACCGACGTGGAGAAAGTGGAGTGGGTCAACAAGGTATGTCGTCGAAATCTTTTTTGGCCTGACTTCAGAAGCAGCGTTGGTCGCACGCAaatgcacacacgcaaacgcacacacgcaaacgcacgcacacacaaaaaaaaaaaaaaaaaaaaaagagcaatgatgataagacgttgaatcggtaagactaccgaatgaacaattctgagctctttataaaaaaaaaaaaaaaaaaaaaaaaagaagcagcgtTGGCGACTGTCAAATTtcgttgtgggaatgctgaagcacatatgttattctgattttttttattctccacacttttttgctgcACAAAGAACTCCCACatgatacttccaatttacattgttcaaatttctacTAGTTTCAAAGATTCACATCTCCTGGGGTatttatcatctgattccacattacttacaatatttgcaccatttaacatttaatataaacttttttttttccccatttattttcaatgggacagacgaagtctttctaagtatcactttccacacccatacatataacttaccgtcattaccaggtgtctgatactgctcggtgacGCAGTTGATAatcgcattgtccagtaaacaAGAGGTtacaatttcataatttatctctcaatttacttcataagcattccacattcagctattagcattcagctttcaacattcccacgcaatttctccagaaattacaCTCAGTCTATGGCGCTAAGTTTTGTAAGCTGTTGCtactgtcgtttttttttttttttttttttttttttttttttttttcatctgtgtTTCCCATCCATGGAAGGTGTTGGAGCAGGCGTGGCCTTTCTTTGGGATGTTCATGGAGAAGCTCCTGCGGGAAAACATTCAGACGGCCGTCAGGCAGTCCAGCTCCGAGCTCAAGACCTTCACCTTTACCAAGATCCACTTTGGACACATTGTGAGTTCTTCAATTAATCATTTTGTTCATAatatatggggggaaaaaaacaaccaccataaaattaaaattcaaaaaacaattttgttcaggaaataaaataaaaatgaaaatacatttaaaaaaacgaaaacgaactcaaactacactttatactataattacagcaaaaatgtcctttgttttagtctttggaaattaatttaatgcaagagcctttagggatgattttatatgtgatttttaaagtgtatttattttgatatgaaccggaaaaaggacgtttgaaagtgtgtcagacataagtgatgtcatctcgcagcagccaatagaaaagcaccttcacatgacgtcgctcccatgctgttttttaaatattgtgcacaagtaatacacttaaaaaagaaaaaacttaacAAACACACTTAAACTAAAACCAAtagtgaaactaactaaaactaaacaaaaactcactaaaaatgaaaaattcccaaagtataataaccctgatcagAACTCAAGAAACGCTGCTTTGTTGACAAATATCCACACCCTAAGGGGATAAACGGAGGAATGTCGCCACCTAGTGTTGGAAGCAAGGTTATTGTAGTTCAGGAAAACTAACAAATTGACTCAAATTGGAATAcaatttttgttaacaaaataaaataaaaatgacaatgctttaaaccccccccccccccccccccaccacatttaatgtttatgaaATTGACTATTATTaatcatgaaaatgttttgttttagtctcTGTCAAATATTTCCATTCATAAAGCTTTTAAGGTAAATATTTAGCAATTGTGGGAATgcacattttattctcctcactttttttgccgtcaaacaactcccacataatccgatttacaccgttcaaatttcaacttgctgaaaaaattcacgccttcttGGGaacatatcgtctgattccacattacttacagtacttgcataatttaacgttaaaaatcaacttttcctcattcattttctatgggactgactttgaaatttttccaaGTATctctttccacgcccacttccatacaatcaactgatcaccaccagATGCTCAGTAGCTCACTTGGTATAGTGCATTGTtcaggttcaaatcccacctccgactgtacattgcaaatatatccagggCCATTATGCTAAGGCAGGGGTAgtgaaccctggtcctcgagagccgctgTCCTGCATATTTGCAGCATTTAGCTTTcaacattcccatgcaatttctaaGAAAtttcacttagtctagtttacttTATGacacaatgacttttttttttcatcttgcacttgacaaatatgtcttaaatatacagtataataaactaaagttaataaaaataaaactgaattttggagcaaataaaagcaaacaaatccactctaaacactaattaaactgagctaaacaaacaaaaacaaaagtcaaaagggAATAAAACGAATGTGAACATGTTTTTCTGACTTGCAGCCACTACGGATCGTGGGCATCCAAGCGTACACGCACGAGGTGGACCACAGGGAGGTGGTCCTGGACATGACCATCAAGTCGGTGCGCTCACATATCGTACCATTGGCGCTCCACCATCTTtctcaccactttttttttttttttgttttgttccgcaGTTACGAAGGCGACGTGGACATCGACGCCGAGCTCAAGTCGGCCATCACAGCCGGCGTCAAAGGACTCAAAGTGAGTCAATGTCATGAccgccattttctttttttcacgcTTTGGTGCCCAAAGTGGAGTCCTCGTAACTGGAGGAGCCACAATCAATTGTGTGACCTCCTTGTGGGGactttgcaactttttttttttgtctcaacatcattttcatttgtagAGCTTTTAGATGTGCACATTGTATGCCTGCAATAATAAAGTGAGCCTGTCTTTGAATCCTTCAGCTGCGGGGGATGATCAGGGTGATTCTGGAGCCTCTCATTGGACAAGCGCCACTGGTGGGAGGAGTCACCTTCTTTTTCATCCGCCGCCCGGTGAGTTCTGCTCATCTTTCAATCAAGTGCCTTTGGACATTGTTGTCACCATTtaccttggggaaaaaaaggaacttTGGTACGTTTAATGCTTGCTTGACATTAACAGTAACAGCACTTaacataaacatttttatttttaaggcaTTCTGGTTTGGCCTGACAAACTGTTAATATTGCCAtggcaaacttaatatttataataaaatatacacataaataaatcataaacatatttataatttttaagATTGAATGTGCTGCaatccatattttatttttatttatttattttttttattttttattttttttcaatttttaatttGATGTATTACGGGTCGGGTTTTTGAAGCTAGATAACACAACATTAAcgtaagtatttttatttttaaggcaTTCTGGTTTGGCCTGACATAACTGTTAAAATTGACATGGcaaaattaatatttataataaaatgatacatgtaaataaataaatgaatacattaataaataaataataaacatatttataatttaaaattgAATGTGCTGCAATacatattttacttttatttattttatttgtattttttaattttgatctaCTACTGGTTGGGTTTTTGAAGCTAGATAACACTTTGTCAACAGCACAAAAATTTGAGAGCATTCCTTCATATTTTCTTTCGCTGACAAAAACCCAAAACagttaattaaatataaaaacaaagtaaaagtcTTTGCATACAGCACttaacataaatattttttatttttatggcatTCTGGTTTGGCCTGACATTAAACTGTTAATATCGTCATGGCAAAcctaatatttataataaaataaataatacatatgaataaataaataaacatatttataatttaaggATGAATATTCTGCaatctatattttattatttttttattttagcatgGCTTTTAAACATCGAAGGGCCAAAAACAGGCCTTATAACAattaaaccacaaaaaaaaaaaaactagccaccagagggtgctagaactgcacaaatagaaatcaacccgacttttttttttctttctttttttaaacatatgtactgctttttaatatcgtgacatgaccaggacgatatattgtggcagttttaatatcgcaatatcaccgTTATCGATACATCCCTAATGTACGTACGGCGTCCCTGTTTACTTTGTCAAGACGTTTTATGCCGttgctatttaaaaaatgtgagaTGTTAATTTGACGTGCCAATCGTTTCATCGTTTCAGACACTTGAAATCAACTGGACCGGCATGACCAACATTTTGGACAGCCCCGCCTTCAGGTGCCGTCTCATATCCGACTCCTCCCCTAATCGGCGACCGGGtctgaccgttttttttttttttttttttttttagctccttATCCGAGGGGACCATCATGGACATCATTGCCTCCCTGATGGTCTTGCCCAACCGCATGTGCTTCCCGCTCATCGACCAGGTCAAAGTGGACCAGATGCGCTTCCCGCTGCCTCGCGTACGTCCAACCGATTGCTCCCATGCGATGCGATCGGGGCTGATTATGACCCgccgccgtttttttttttttgctctccagGGAGTGGTGCGAGTCCACCTGGTGGAGGCCAGGGACCTGGTGGCCAAGGACACGTACATGCTGGGCATGGTGAAGGGCAAGTCGGACCCGTACGCCAAACTCCGCGTGGGCGATCGGAAAGTCAAGAGCAAGACCATCAAAGAGAATCTGCACCCCAGATGGGGCGAGACCTACGAGGTACTGGATTACAATAtcgtttttgcaatttttctatttgactttgttttgaattttagattagatttttatttttttttaaattgagtttgttttaatgagttttcaggctggttctgttagtttttattagttttacttattgaataaatgcttagtttttgtttagttttaatattagatttaggttttaacaaatgtgtataACCTgcgcgcaatattaaaaaacaaaaaaaacaagagttcCATTTATTCCGTGGCCACGCTTTACAACACTTTTGTCACCTTGACAAGAAATATTAATTTAGTTTTGGTTCTaggtcttttgactaaaattaattcaggttttagtcataatttagtcatctggttgtattttagttttaatccaattttagtcgacgaaaataaagATCAATTTTAGTCGattaaattgacagtttagtcgataATTTCTGTCATCATACATTTCAatgttttatacagaaaatgatAACACACCTGTTTGTAACTGTAGTGTAATGCGCAagacacattttaatttttttgtgttaattatagtcttttgactaaaattagttttaagtcataatttagtcatctggttgtatttgttttaatccAGTTTTAGTCGATGATTATAAAGatcaattttagtcgacaaaaatgaagagcaattttagtcgactaaattgacagtttagtctattttcCTTCACCATACATTTCaccttttatacagaaaaatgaacacacctatttgttactgcagtttaacacgcaagacacatttaatacaacggtgtcttttactgtttcaatgaaacatgttgaactgacaataatataacttagttgtcaaaaaaaaaaactgtgacaaATTTTTCGGCGACGGAATTACCACTGATGGACATGGATGTGCACGTGCGCAGTTTGTCGTCCACGAGGCGCCGGGTCAAGAGCTGGAGGTGGAGCTTTTCGACGAGGACGCCGACAAAGATGATTTCATCGGACGGTACGGACTAAGACAGGCATCGACTGATATTAAAAAAGATTTTGCtgctccctcccactgctcgctgAATCAGTCGGATCGCTggctctgcttcatctatccttcctgcctttagtctttcctcttgtctcttgagatctccctaatctgttggaatttagaggtttccaaggttggtgaaagattcagGTTTTGTagccatgtgggtggcaggtggcgtCTGtagatctcactctgcttcatctctCCCTCCTCTcgtttagtctttcctctggtctcttgagatctccctaatctgttgggaTTTGGAGATTTCTGGGGCTGGTGGAAGATTCTGGGTTTGTagccatgtgggtggcaggcgGTGGcatctggttggtgctggatttaacttggcttcatctttctttcctttgatctttcctctggccTCGGGactttctgaacttcacgactctggcgagactctgaagtatccggttaaggtgaagggtcatgGGATTTTctattaggtttcaggtgaattcagcacaaattcacatgcacatatGCACACAAATGCGCACATAAGACAAATGTTTCTGTGACTGCAAGCTTTCGTCATTGTGACGTTTGCGTTGTCTTTCAGGTATCACCTGGATCTGGGAGAAGTGAAGAAGGAGAAAGAAATGGATCAGGTGAGGCCGCACTCGCGTCGTCATTTGGATGCGGTCCAACGGTCTTGTTCCAACGTTTGTGATGGTCTGTGTGCGCGCCAGTGGTTTCCTCTGGATGGGGTCCAGAGTGGAGAAGTTCATCTCAAGCTTCATTGGCTTTCGCTCCAAAGTGACCCCACTCTGCTCAAGCAGGTATGAAACTGATATCTTCTTGATTATGATCAGCTCCAATGGgtgaaaaccccccccaaaaaaacgagcatgctGGACATTTTAAAGCCATGTATtcaatgcaattttaaaaaaaagaagaaaaaagttcattttaggTGAAATGCCCCATTGACATGAGAGCATTTTTGCGCAGTTTCTTGAAAATGGCGAACCTTCACCCAGTTTAGCTATCAAGTCACGACTGTGGAAACTTGTTCCGATGATTTAAATGAGACAAATTGTGATGTGATGATTAGTATTCATATTCCGTCGTGTTCAATGGGATGAACTCGCGGATCCATTTTCCTCTTGCAGTCGAACAAAGGCTACGCTTGCGCCATGCTGGCGGTGTATCTGGACAACGCCTCCAACCTTCCGGTCAGTCATCTTGAGTGTGACGTTTACTCGAACCGTGCTTGCCAACCTCAACGTCATTGacggctttattattatttttcttttggtctGCAGAAAGACTTGAGTGAGATCGAGCATCACCAGAAAAAGAAGCACGGGAGAGAAGGTCGGGTAAGTGTTGGAGTGtcccgtcgtcgtcgtcgcttcTGTTTCGGTAGCAGTAGCCggtatttcctgtctttcaacTGCATGTAGATCATGTTTACGGTCGCTTTCACTTCCTCCTCACTCGTTGGCAGTTTTGCTTTGCATAGCAACAAAAATGTGTTGATATTCAACTGGTGCGCTTGTTTGCTGCTTTTAGGGGTTCGGTTTTTCTTTATAAGCCAACCAAGCAAGCAGTAGGTTTGGCATATTGTCATTAACCTCAAAGCTGGTGGATGTCAGCTTTGTTACCacagctgccacctgctggtcattcACTGAAAGTACAGTTAGAAGCACATTGATGGAAATGAATGGTAAGCAAGACTCCTGCGCTCCGACTGACGGTTGCAAACCTGACTAAAGCCTGGTACACATGTAaagatttttcaaatcttaaaaggctttttatctttgtcagacgccacacataaagataaaaaaaaatcgggcaTTTAAAAGCTTTGGTTGTATTGTGTGTAAGGTGCGCAGATAATCTCATCACAGCTCAACACTGGTTAAGATTCCAGCCCTCCATGAGAGACCTCTCGCGTGATTGTACGTGATCTAATCAAAactggaaggggaaaaaacaaacaaacaactgaaaCAACTTGGAAACGATGAGACACACCATAGAAGACAACAAACGCGACGAACTGGAAGTAATGATGGTGGTTTGCGGACTACTTCTCCCACGAGCTGGTCCTCCATGGTAGAGGGCCACCGTCTTTTTCAATTAGGGAgcctcttgattggctacattccgtttgaCGTCGCAGTTGGTGGAGCAGGCCCACCTCAGCGTCCCCGCCGACTTTAAGatttttgtcataaatattAAACATGTTCATAATTTAAGATTGTCGGCCCCAACTGGTTTTGGACCCaattatcgggacaaatccactcttaacacatctcaCGTATAAAGGTCATCTTATAAGATAATAGTATAAGACAAAAGTTTGTCGGGCGTTTGACATCCTTGGTCGGGAAGGGgcaatatcgggacaaaaacagcccgattctctttatgtgtgaaccaggctgTGATCCAAATTATTGTGAATGGAAGGAGGGTATTGAATAGTCAACGAAATTTGCAGttcatttaaaattttttttttaattattttagctTCAATAATAAAGGggattgtaatgtttttttgttttttttaaattattatttttaaataaaactatttttatatagagcatattatttattttatttacatatgttgtgaatatgtatataataataataataataatgataataagaataaaataataatatttatttctgtatttatttatttactcaaaataaaattttcccAATTAATATGCacagtcatttgagtgacaaatttatttttatatagagtatatttattttatttatatgttgtgAATGTGTAATGTgtatattactattattaataataattattataataatagtgATACATTTGGTTGTATACAtctttcaaataaaacaattaatttttatgtacagtatattatttattttttatacatatatgTTGTGAATGTGCATattactattaataataataataataataataataataataacaatattattatttaattaatttattttaattttcagcTGACAAGGAAGTCTGCAGGTCCGAGCTCGTTTGTGGAAATGTCCATTAACGACGACGTTCAGAAAAGCAAGGTACGGCTTATCATATGGCTTATCATATTTTCGTTTCTTTCCATATCTCACAAATAATCACGAAATAGTTTGAATAAGCTACTATTGCTAACTGCTAATTTTGCTAACTTGACTTCAAACGTGAGCACGCGTATTGATGATCCGAGTCGCTTTTTCTCCTCTTTCCAAAATGTGTCGTCAGGTCGTGTTTTCCACGAAAGACCCGGTATGGGAGGAGGGCTTCACCTTCTTTGTGCATGACGTCAAAACGCAGCAGCTCATCGTTCAGGTTGGACACGAAAGCGTCTCTCTCGACCCCCGAGCCGATGATGAGGCGTCAGCttgtcgtttttgtttgttggcagGTGAAACAACACGAGAAGAAGACACAACTTGGCATTCTGCGCTTGCCCCTGAGCCGCTTCGTCAACGTCTCCAACATGGCGCTGGACCAGCGCTTCCAGCTGGAGCAGTCGGGAGCCAACAGCCAGATCAAACTCAAGGCTACGCTCAGGGTGGGTACATTTACCACGTCGTGGCACACAAACTAGCAAACAGCGGGTCACGTTGACCCATGAACATTTCCAGAGAGAGtacaccccaaaacaaaaatggctgtTAATCTCGAAAAGTCATGTATTGACGTCAACAGACTCTTACTGTGGAGCAGCCAGCGCCCAAACCCGTCACGGTGAACCAACAAAACACCAGCGCGTCCTCCTTGTCGGCGCTTTCCTCCAACGTGAATCTGGCCTCGTCCGCGGCCAGGCCGGAGGACTACTCCACCCACCGGCGCAGTTCTTATCTGGCTTCGGAGGCCCTGCATCCGTCCCCGGCTACCATGAGCATGCGGCGCTACGACTCGCACAGCCTCCTGTCCGAGAACGCGCTGGCGTCGTCGCGCTTCGATCTGGCGGATGGCGCCTCCTATCCGGAGTGAGTTTTTGCAGCCTGGATTGGCAGCCGAGAAACAAACCTAACTAAcagtgggtcaaattgacccgtaccaaaaaaataactaattatGACACACCATAAACAAAACGGACTCAAAGCGGGTCACACTTACCTATGAACATACTAAAGAAACTAACAGCGGGTCATATTGACCcgtaccaaaaaacaacaaaaaattaattgtgacacataataataaaaacagactCAAAGCGGGTCACATTGACTTATGAACATATTCAAGAAACAAATACTGGGTCTAATTGacccatctaaaaaaaaaaaaaatacatgatcaaCAAAACAGACTAAAAGCGGATCACATTGACTTATGAATTTACTCGAGAAACAAAtagcgggtcaaattgacccataccaaaaataaatataaaataaaaacaacagtgGACCACACAATCAACAAAACAGACTCAAATCTTACTAAAGAAACAAAcagtgggtcaaattgacccatacaaaaaaaaaaaaaaaaaaaaactaaacaaaaaaataattgtgacttataataaacaaaacagaCTAAAAGCGGGTCACATTgacttattgttattattttgcattgtacatttccaacaaaaaaattcccaaactaataGGCACATTTACTGTATGTCCACAACATTCCCGGCTCCAGCCTTTGACCGTTTTGTAATGTTCCGTAGGATGCTCCGTAAACATCGAGGCTCCTTGGGGGAGATCAACCTGACGGTGCGCTACGCCACCTTGAGGAACAAACTGGTCATTATGGTCAACCATTGCAGGTTAGTAGTGCATCACAACCCCCCCAAttgagggagggagggatggtCACGCCCTCTCACGTCCCGAAACTTTTGCTCCTCCGCAGGGACATCTTCACCTGCAGTGAAAACGGAACCGACTCTTACGTGCGGCTCTATTTGCTCCCGGACCAGACGTGGAGACATCGCAAGCGAACCCACGTCAAGAAGAGGACCGTCAATCCCATCTTTGAGGAGAAGTACGTGCTTGCGCTTTGCTGCGCTTTCTCCATTTGggctctcattttttaaatttttttttaaaaatttttttatgcaCAAACGTCCCGTGCTATGTCAGGTTTGAGTTTGACGTGTCCCTGGAGGAGGCCCTAACGCGCACGCTGGACGTGGCGGTGAAAAATAACAAGATGTTCCACATGCGCGAAAGGAAGGACATTGGAATGGTAGGcacatttgttttaatgctCCTGTCACATtgcgggtcaaaatgacccacaaTCATTTTGTGTGTTGTGAAACTTGGTAACAACGGAGAGTAACAAATGGTTCAATTCAACGTAACGAATGGGGAAGAAAATCCAATAATTTTCATGAGTAAAGGCGCTACTTCATACACCTCAATTACAGATCTGGGCCAGGAAAGGTGCAAAAAAAGGAAGCGTTTCAATTTACACGTTTTCTGTCCACAGGTGCTGATCAGTCTTGCCCAGCTGGATCTTGTCAAAGGTGTCAAAGACTGGTATGGGACGCTTTCATCAATCTTGTTGTCAATTCTGTCACTTTTCGTAGAGACTGTCCTCACTTTTTTTGACGGCGCACAATTCCTGAAAACTCATTTTGCCCCCCTGGAACTTGCAGGAGTAGACCCTAAAAAtgtatctctcaatttgcttcataagcatttcacatgcattcagctattagcattcagctttcagcattcccatgcaatttatccacaaattgcacttagtctagttcctAAAGtagtcttttgttgttgttgtagtaaatgttgtc
The Festucalex cinctus isolate MCC-2025b chromosome 11, RoL_Fcin_1.0, whole genome shotgun sequence DNA segment above includes these coding regions:
- the esyt3 gene encoding extended synaptotagmin-3 produces the protein MASTSVLTPDGGALTPPRTSSDPGGGLLDHHPMVAPGVSPAPLEELELGGGGSPENVSPSTVNRVVTEFFMYFLRAIMLFYPVYLTGYLGLSVSWLLLCMLMVTWWKKNRQWKDSRIGTAIDFVDNETQVVNTELKNSLQMASWVQFTDVEKVEWVNKVLEQAWPFFGMFMEKLLRENIQTAVRQSSSELKTFTFTKIHFGHIPLRIVGIQAYTHEVDHREVVLDMTINYEGDVDIDAELKSAITAGVKGLKLRGMIRVILEPLIGQAPLVGGVTFFFIRRPTLEINWTGMTNILDSPAFSSLSEGTIMDIIASLMVLPNRMCFPLIDQVKVDQMRFPLPRGVVRVHLVEARDLVAKDTYMLGMVKGKSDPYAKLRVGDRKVKSKTIKENLHPRWGETYEFVVHEAPGQELEVELFDEDADKDDFIGRYHLDLGEVKKEKEMDQWFPLDGVQSGEVHLKLHWLSLQSDPTLLKQSNKGYACAMLAVYLDNASNLPKDLSEIEHHQKKKHGREGRLTRKSAGPSSFVEMSINDDVQKSKVVFSTKDPVWEEGFTFFVHDVKTQQLIVQVKQHEKKTQLGILRLPLSRFVNVSNMALDQRFQLEQSGANSQIKLKATLRTLTVEQPAPKPVTVNQQNTSASSLSALSSNVNLASSAARPEDYSTHRRSSYLASEALHPSPATMSMRRYDSHSLLSENALASSRFDLADGASYPEMLRKHRGSLGEINLTVRYATLRNKLVIMVNHCRDIFTCSENGTDSYVRLYLLPDQTWRHRKRTHVKKRTVNPIFEEKFEFDVSLEEALTRTLDVAVKNNKMFHMRERKDIGMVLISLAQLDLVKGVKDWYKLSLQGPKS